The Brassica oleracea var. oleracea cultivar TO1000 chromosome C6, BOL, whole genome shotgun sequence genome includes a region encoding these proteins:
- the LOC106299560 gene encoding putative protein NRT1/ PTR FAMILY 2.14 codes for MDEEGTVSSDSTMRRRKPLGWKAMPYILANETLERLASFGLTSNFMVYMVREYHMDQVQAAALINTWSALTNFAPIIGAFISDSCTGKFVTIVLGSISELLGMLVFTLTSLIPTLRPPPCTTDQITGTCVRYSDQQLYVLLSGLFLLSVGTGGIRSCSIPFSLDQFDDSTEEGREGSRSFFSWYYTTHTIVQLISMTLVLYVQNNISWALGFAIPTALNLFALVLLFVGVRFYVFIRPEGSVISGIFKVLVDAYKKRNAQPPSEIEHYRPLLETSSQSNKLVLTDQFRFLNKAVIVMNNDEARNEEWKICTMRQIEDIKSIISIIPIFASSIIGFLAMNQQHTFTVSQALKMDLRFPGSSYLIPPASITVISLLTIGIWLPFYETVLVRHIEYITKQEGGISLLQKVGIGNFFSILTMIISGILERERRDLSRAGVSRSVFWLAPQQVLMGFYEVFTIVGLTEFFNKQVPGNMRSIGNSLLYLGMSFASYLSSATVSTVHSVTARGGRQSWLTDDIDTGKLDYFYYFIAALSTLNLIFFLCCAQRYRYRNM; via the exons ATGGATGAAGAAGGGACAGTTTCCTCGGATTCAACGATGAGACGAAGAAAGCCTCTGGGTTGGAAAGCTATGCCTTACATATTAG CCAATGAGACATTGGAGAGGCTTGCTTCATTTGGACTGACGTCTAATTTCATGGTGTATATGGTACGAGAATATCATATGGATCAAGTCCAAGCCGCTGCTCTAATCAATACTTGGTCTGCTCTCACCAATTTCGCTCCAATCATTGGAGCTTTCATCTCCGACTCGTGCACCGGAAAATTTGTAACCATTGTTTTGGGTTCCATCTCTGAGTTGCTG GGCATGTTGGTTTTTACTTTAACTTCTCTGATCCCTACTCTACGACCACCACCTTGCACTACCGACCAAATCACCGGAACGTGTGTTCGCTATAGCGATCAACAATTATACGTTTTACTCTCAGGACTGTTCTTGTTATCAGTCGGAACAGGAGGAATCCGCTCGTGCAGTATTCCTTTTAGTCTCGACCAATTCGACGATTCGACTGAAGAAGGAAGGGAAGGAAGTAGAAGTTTCTTCAGCTGGTACTATACAACTCATACAATAGTCCAGTTAATATCAATGACTCTAGTGTTGTACGTACAGAACAACATTAGCTGGGCCCTTGGATTCGCTATCCCGACCGCTCTCAATTTGTTTGCACTTGTTCTGCTTTTTGTGGGAGTTCGGTTTTATGTATTTATTAGACCCGAAGGAAGTGTGATCTCTGGGATCTTCAAGGTTCTCGTGGATGCTTATAAGAAACGTAATGCACAGCCTCCATCTGAGATTGAACATTATCGACCGTTACTAGAGACAAGTTCGCAATCAAATAAACTGGTGCTCACTGATCAATTCAG ATTCTTGAACAAAGCTGTGATAGTGATGAACAACGATGAAGCTAGAAATGAGGAGTGGAAAATTTGCACCATGAGACAGATAGAAGACATAAAGTCTATAATAAGCATAATTCCAATATTTGCCTCGAGTATTATAGGATTCTTGGCTATGAACCAACAACACACCTTCACGGTCTCACAAGCACTTAAAATGGACCTTCGATTTCCCGGTTCTTCTTACCTAATCCCTCCTGCTTCTATAACCGTAATATCCCTCTTAACCATAGGCATATGGCTTCCCTTCTATGAAACCGTTCTTGTCCGACACATTGAATACATTACAAAACAAGAAGGAGGCATCTCTTTACTCCAAAAAGTTGGGATTGGGAACTTTTTCTCCATATTGACGATGATTATATCGGGTATTTTGGAACGAGAGAGAAGAGATTTATCCCGTGCAGGGGTAAGCAGGTCGGTTTTCTGGCTAGCCCCGCAACAAGTACTAATGGGATTTTATGAAGTCTTCACCATTGTTGGTCTTACCGAGTTCTTCAACAAACAAGTTCCAGGCAATATGAGAAGCATTGGGAACTCGTTGCTTTACTTAGGTATGTCTTTTGCTAGTTATCTAAGCAGTGCGACGGTGAGCACTGTTCATAGTGTGACTGCCCGTGGAGGAAGACAGAGTTGGCTCACGGATGATATTGATACAGGCAAGTTAGATTATTTTTATTACTTTATTGCTGCTTTAAGCACTCTTAATCTCATTTTCTTCTTGTGCTGTGCTCAAAGGTATCGTTATAGAAACATGTAA
- the LOC106300366 gene encoding uncharacterized protein LOC106300366: protein MDSPLSDQPIEYAVTSHMQHIPQQIHQLQEGISVRPITVCIRSVWHIRKHQTNNTQICIGFMCYDHHGQLLEGRLTGNIQPNDPKNMAEGDIYEFSGFSVIHNSRRRKLTELPYYIQIDQKTIASKVLDISPIFPVHTFSPQNYKNLLHLSTTPTYLQDVVGQTLIIQKTNPYYPEINIDATIGLTAEQVDNGQTHTVRQASSRF from the exons ATGGATAGCCCACTCTCTGACCAGCCCATAGAATATGCAG TGACATCTCACATGCAACACATTCCTCAACAAATCCACCAACTTCAGGAAGGGATTTCAGTGCGCCCTATCACAGTATGTATAAGAAGTGTTTGGCACATCAGAAAACACCAAACAAATAATACTCAAATTTGCATCGGCTTCATGTGCTACGACCACCAC GGACAACTATTAGAAGGTCGGCTTACCGGAAACATTCAGCCAAATGACCCAAAAAATATGGCCGAGGGAGACATATATGAGTTTTCAGGGTTTTCTGTCATACATAATTCACGACGTCGAAAACTCACCGAACTGCCGTATTACATTCAGATTGACCAAAAGACAATAGCATCGAAAGTTCTAGACATCAGTCCAATATTTCCAGTTCACACTTTCTCTCCTCAGAATTACAAAAATCTATTGCACTTATCCACTACACCCACCTACTTACAAG ATGTTGTCGGGCAGACACTCATAATACAAAAAACAAATCCGTACTATCCAGAAATCAATATTGATGCCACGATTGGTCTTACGGCTGAACAG GTCGACAATGGTCAAACTCATACTGTACGACAAGCAAGCAGCAGATTTTAG
- the LOC106300364 gene encoding uncharacterized protein LOC106300364, giving the protein MESKGNSTVSSDQKTNEKTFASSATMKPHGKSTAASAIAAKPNGKSDVPSDIPKKQKSDVALSSAHGDRSMFFIDVSFGPHEVELRFRLIHFWEARNPNTKELIGQEMLLIDEEGTVIQGFITAGRVGMYKLTSGSVYKLSNFFGSRSKVQFRVADHRATISFSWNSDLKVLENHPVPILEDRFKFHSYEEFQANCDRIVDLYDYVGHMKLVNGQTITDHTALDEVDIAEKRHLCVHVQTHDGPVMKLHLWDNAASEFCQKFISYGRTPTVLLVTTVNPKYLGGTLALASMASSRVFMDTDVQPTKDYLAWLSSNLDIANKITAEVVTKREPVTLEELYSYIKQETAKVAWFECTTTIDDIVQSSSWYYISCGGCNSNTIKGSTSLICNNKKCVKREVTGVPQYLTKIAVYDKSEQAVFAILGDAGKELTGKHASELVAKYFESNEGLGAKHLVPVLQALLDTIGHTHKFIVKVSDHNLTGKTQTITVTKILPPEAPLAIAHLEEGTTPAVSDDVLKGVGDEPGPSTSFEHSAGDRVRKSSESLESLEAKRSKSG; this is encoded by the exons ATGGAATCCAAAGGCAACTCTACAGTCTCCAGCGATCAGAAGACCAACGAGAAGACGTTCGCTTCCTCCGCGACTATGAAGCCACACGGGAAGTCTACTGCTGCCTCGGCGATTGCGGCGAAACCTAACGGCAAGAGTGATGTTCCATCTGACATTCCGAAGAAGCAAAAATCTGATGTTGCTCTCTCCTCCGCGCATGGCGACCGATCGATGTTCTTCATAGATGTTTCATTCGGCCCACACGAAGTTGAGCTGAGGTTTCGTCTGATTCACTTTTGGGAGGCTCGAAATCCAAACACGAAAGAACTCATCGGACAGGAGATGCTTCTTATTGACGAAGAG GGAACTGTCATCCAAGGTTTTATTACAGCAGGACGGGTTGGGATGTATAAGCTGACATCAGGTTCTGTTTATAAACTGAGTAACTTCTTCGGATCCAGAAGCAAAGTCCAGTTTCGGGTTGCTGATCATAGGGCCACCATTTCGTTCTCTTGGAACTCTGATTTGAAAGTTCTCGAGAACCATCCGGTCCCGATTCTCGAAGACAGGTTCAAGTTCCATAGCTACGAGGAGTTTCAGGCCAACTGCGACCGCATAGTTGATCTTTATG ATTATGTTGGCCACATGAAACTGGTGAATGGGCAGACTATCACTGACCACACTGCTCTTGATGAAGTTGACATAGCAGAGAAGCGGCATCTGTGTGTTCATGTACAAACACATGA CGGACCAGTGATGAAGCTCCATCTATGGGACAATGCTGCATCCGAGTTCTGCCAGAAGTTCATATCATATGGACGGACTCCAACCGTTCTTTTGGTCACCACAGTAAACCCTAAATATCTTGGAG GAACCCTTGCTCTTGCTTCTATGGCATCATCTAGAGTGTTTATGGATACTGATGTCCAGCCTACCAAGGATTATCTTGCATG GCTGAGCTCTAACTTGGACATTGCTAATAAGATTACGGCAGAGGTTGTCACTAAGCGTGAGCCAGTAACACTAGAGGAACTATACTCTTACATCAAGCAGGAGACTGCTAAG GTTGCTTGGTTTGAGTGCACAACAACTATAGATGATATTGTCCAGAGTTCTTCTTGGTATTATATTTCTTGCGGTGGGTGTAATAGTAACACAATCAAAGGGTCTACTTCACTGATTTGCAACAATAAGAAGTGTGTGAAAAGGGAGGTTACAGGCGTTCCTCA ATATCTCACGAAGATTGCGGTTTATGATAAGAGTGAACAAGCAGTTTTTGCCATTCTTGGTGATGCTGGTAAAGAGTTGACTGGGAAGCATGCATCCGAATTGGTTGCCAAATATTTTGAG TCAAATGAGGGATTAGGAGCTAAGCATCTCGTGCCGGTACTGCAAGCTTTACTTGATACGATAGGGCACACGCACAAGTTCATTGTCAAAGTCTCAGATCATAACCTAACAGGCAAGACTCAAACCATAACTGTCACAAAGATACTTCCACCAGAAGCTCCACTTGCTATAGCACACTTGGAAGAAGGCACTACTCCAGCAGTGTCCGATGATGTTTTGAAGGGTGTAGGTGATGAACCTGGTCCTTCTACAAGCTTTGAGCATTCCGCTGGTGATAGGGTTAGAAAATCCTCTGAGAGTCTTGAATCACTTGAAGCAAAGCGTTCCAAGAGTGGCTAA